In a single window of the Rhizoctonia solani chromosome 16, complete sequence genome:
- a CDS encoding plastocyanin-like domain protein yields the protein MVRIFAPIFSALALSSAVLAVPMMGMSSEPSVSEPAPVVASSSSSSLMHDATSTSSANAHVSTTTMAHEATSTSAAMGHETTTSAAMGHETTTSTSSAPAHTTAAPSYGSGYANWGTDLNSCVQMCQAKFGGGLSSASAPPPTTTTAAPVAGTGATHTVIVAPTKGVLRYVPFAVNASVGDTVRFMWGAGPHTVTKSSALTVCNKSADASTFASGQQNASFVFDQVVNNTEPTFFFCAVPNHCQKGMFGIINPPSAPAGSATSVGAMMSTWTSQNPDLAKMQTAVDAMAINTPAYNWASNMDVSSIPTEAHQSLVENVFYTRMFYAMNTGADQGASRPDGQPISIPNDVNTLLTGTAGNPGGANGAPAGATPSGTPVSAPVNSTPSPQPSANGAGSVAASSALIAAFAIISSLFLL from the exons ATGGTCCGAATTTTTGCTCCTATCTTCTCGGCGCTCGCGCTCTCCAGCGCAGTCCTCGCTG TTCCTATGATGGGAATGAGCTCCGAGCCCTCGGTTTCCGAGCCTGCGCCAGTTGTGGCTAgctcgtcctcgtcgtcgCTTATGCACGATGCTACCTCGACGTCGTCAGCAAATGCACATGTTTCGACAACCACTATGGCGCATGAGGCTACTTCCACATCTGCTGCGATGGGACACGAAACGACAACATCTGCCGCCATGGGTCATGAGACAACCACCTCTACATCGTCCGCTCCCGCCCATACCACTGCTGCACCCTCGTACGGCTCTGGCTATGCCAATTGGGGAACTGACTTGAACAGCTGCGTGCAGA TGTGCCAAGCCAAGTTTGGTGGTGGATTGTCTTCTGCTTCTGCTCCTCCCCCGACGACTACCACCGCTGCCCCTGTTGCTGGAACTGGTGCAACCCACACCGTTATTGTCGCTCCTACCAAGGGTGTTCTCCGCTATGTTCCGTTCGCTGTCAACGCATCTGTTGGTGATACCGTCCGCTTCATG TGGGGCGCTGGACCACATACCGTCACCAAGTCGTCCGCGCTTACTGTCTGCAACAAGTCTGCTGATGCTTCCACTTTTGCTTCCGGCCAGCAAAACGCCTCGTTTGTCTTTGATCAAGTCGTTAACAACACCGAGCCCACGTTCTTCTTCTGCGCGGTCCCCAACCACTGCCAAAAGGGAATGTTCGGCATCATCAATCCTCCAAGCGCCCCCGCTGGTTCTGCTACTTCGGTCGGTGCGATGATGTCCACCTGGACTTCTCAGAACCCCGACTTGGCCAAGATGCAAACTGCCGTTGACGCGATGGCGATCAACACTCCTGCATACAACTGGGCCTCCAACATGGATGTCTCGTCGATTCCCACCGAAGCTCACCAATCCTTGGTTGAGAACGTGTTCTACACTAGGATGTTCTACGCCATGAACACCGGTGCCGACCAGGGTGCTTCTCGTCCTGATGGGCAACCCATCTCTATTCCCAACGACGTGAACACGCTTCTCACCGGCACTGCTGGCAACCCTGGTGGTGCGAACGGCGCTCCGGCTGGCGCTACCCCATCAGGCACGCCCGTCAGCGCGCCCGTCAACTCTACTCCAAGCCCCCAGCCTAGCGCTAACGGCGCGGGCAGTGTAGCAGCCTCGTCTGCGCTCATTGCGGCCTTTGCCATCATCTCGTCGCTATTCTTGCTCTAA